Proteins co-encoded in one Conger conger chromosome 4, fConCon1.1, whole genome shotgun sequence genomic window:
- the chchd7 gene encoding coiled-coil-helix-coiled-coil-helix domain-containing protein 7 isoform X2 gives MTSNVRKVRDQDSNPCIEESDGSRKCLDANNYNKDMCTAYFQRYKNCRKFWHEIMTTRRKGGVKPEMPTAEERQQILADIGRMPY, from the exons ATGACTTCAAATGTCCGCAAAGTTAGAGACCAAGATAGCAATCCGTGCATTGAG gAAAGTGATGGTTCTCGGAAGTGTTTAGATGCCAATAACTACAATAAAGATATGTGTACAGCATATTTTCAACGATACAAAAACTGCAGAAAGTTTTGG CATGAAATAATGACAACGAGGAGAAAAGGGGGAGTGAAGCCAGAAATGCCCACAGCAGAGGAGAGGCAGCAGATCCTGGCAGACATTGGAAGGATGCCATATTGA